A portion of the Pseudomonadales bacterium genome contains these proteins:
- a CDS encoding helix-turn-helix domain-containing protein has product MTNEPWVSVDDLARHLGVAKDSVYRWIDHKGLPAHKIGRLWKFKLSEVDDWVRDGGASGDEPPEHGRGRRR; this is encoded by the coding sequence ATGACAAATGAACCCTGGGTCTCGGTTGATGACTTGGCCAGACACCTCGGCGTAGCCAAGGACTCCGTCTATCGATGGATCGACCACAAGGGGTTGCCGGCTCACAAGATCGGACGACTGTGGAAGTTCAAGCTGTCCGAGGTCGATGACTGGGTGCGGGACGGCGGAGCTTCAGGCGACGAGCCACCGGAACACGGTAGGGGTCGGCGCAGATGA